From the Roseofilum casamattae BLCC-M143 genome, the window TCCGCGTAAATAAAGCTCAACCCCGCGAAAACAAGAGCGGAAGTCGTGGAGGTCGTGGAGGAGGCGGAGGCAACTGGAACAGATAGGGAGTTAAGCGTTAAACTCAGCGAGACCCCTAAAACTATTTAAATCGCTTATCAATGCAATAAGTGTGGGTTGTTCTAATCTTCCCTCAATCCGTAGAAGCTATCTCAATTAGAGATAGCTTCTGTTCGTTAGCTAGTGCAATCCCAGTGGGAAGAAGCAGCTTAGGCGGTAACTAACTCGCGCTCGGGACGCTTGCTATTGCGAATACCAGAAATAGCTTCGGCATAATCGGGAGCCTTGAAGACAGCAGAACCCGCTACAATAGCATTTGCTCCAGCTTCGAGAACCTGCCAAGTATTATTCACTTTCAGTCCGCCATCAACTTCAATCCAAGGATCGAGTCCGCGCTCGTCACACATTTGACGCAATTTACGAATTTTCGGCAATACTGCAGGAATAAAGCTTTGGCCGCCAAACCCGGGGTTAACGCTCATAATCAGAACCAGGTCGCACAATTCCAGGACATGCTCGATTAACTCTAGGGGAGTAGAGGGATTGAGAACTACCCCAGCTTGCTTGCCTAATTCTCTGATTTGACCCAATGTTCGGTGCAAGTGCGGAGAAGCATTATGCTCGGCGTGAACGGAAATAATGTCAGCACCCGCTTTGGCAAACCCTTCCACGTATTTCTCGGGTTCGACAATCATCAAGTGGACGTCGAGAGGTTTGTCAGTCACCGGACGAATGGCATCAACGATTAAAGGACCGATGGTAATGTTCGGCACAAAGCGACCGTCCATGACATCGACGTGAATCCAGTCCGCACCTGCTTTATCGACGGCTTCGATCTCTGCTCCCAAACGGCTAAAGTCGGCTGATAAGATGGAGGGAGATATAACAATGGGTTTCTGGCTCATGGCTCGGGGTATTCTCCAAGGAATTGTGAGTGTTTTATTATCTTAACAAAATCTTTAGCATCCACTGAGTCATTTGTAAACCATGCACCTAAAAATGGTGTAAGACAGCACAGACGTTTTGGCAATATATAATCTAAAGGGAGCGATCGCTCATGCCCGACACGCTTAATGTACTCGGTTTCGCCTTAGCCATGTTGGGGTTAGCCAGTCCGGCCTCTGCCTTTCCCCCATTACACTCTTCCGTTGGAGAAGCCGGGGTTGATGCCGAGCGCTTGCACGGAGCACCTTACAACTTGACCGGCAAAAAAATTGCGATCGGGCAAGTCGAAATCGGTCGTCCCAGTTTCTTTGGCATCGATAAGACCATCGACCCCAATCGGACAGTTTCTCCCATACAAGTCTTTTTCCGAGATTCCTCTCCAGAAATTAATAAGCACGTCGATCCTCACGCCCATAACGTCGCCAGCGTGATGATCGGCCAAAGTAAGAAATTTCCGGGAGTTTCTCCGGATGCTCGTCTCTATTCTACAGCGATCGGTCCCTTGCGGCGCAGCGGCCAGCCGGAAGAATGCCTGGCGTCCCAACATTTGGCCTTGCGCAATAGCGGCGATTTGCGAGCGATTAATTTTAGTTTTGGAGAATCATTGCGTCTCGATCCCAGGCCGGACGCGCTGCTCGATGGTAATGCGTTGCTGACTCAATGCATCGATTGGTCGGCTCGGGTGCATAACGTGTTGTATACGATCGCTGGCAACCAAGGTAAGGGTGGAATTTCGATTCCCACGGATAATTACAATGGCATTACCGTGGCCTTTTCTAAGTTCTACGACACCAGTTACTCTAAAATCGATTTTGCTAATATCGGCGATCCGAATCTGGGGGATGCCAATCGAATTATTGGATACGAAACCAATACCGACGATCGCCGCTCCATTGGCTTAGTCGCTCCCGGCCATCGCATTCCTCTAGTGGAGTTGGATGGAACCATCAGCTACTCCAGCGGTACGAGCTTTGCCACCCCCCACGTTACCGGTACTGTAGCATTG encodes:
- a CDS encoding S8 family serine peptidase, coding for MPDTLNVLGFALAMLGLASPASAFPPLHSSVGEAGVDAERLHGAPYNLTGKKIAIGQVEIGRPSFFGIDKTIDPNRTVSPIQVFFRDSSPEINKHVDPHAHNVASVMIGQSKKFPGVSPDARLYSTAIGPLRRSGQPEECLASQHLALRNSGDLRAINFSFGESLRLDPRPDALLDGNALLTQCIDWSARVHNVLYTIAGNQGKGGISIPTDNYNGITVAFSKFYDTSYSKIDFANIGDPNLGDANRIIGYETNTDDRRSIGLVAPGHRIPLVELDGTISYSSGTSFATPHVTGTVALLQEYGDRQLALNHSGVLPANQTSQWTTDARQHEVMKVVLLNSADKVEDLGNGLNLGMSKTLLNQSHFSWLSSEAYWDAAIPLDIQMGAGHLNSSRAYEQFSAGQWSPDAPVPAIGWNYDRLEGRGSYRDYVIEDSLKQGSLISVTLAWNRLVELEDSNGNGNYDVGETFDDRGLNNLDIFLMPAEATDISQSIWSSISEVDSTEHLVYRIPQTRKYKIRVYYRDRVHEAEQDYAIAWWSVPASY
- the rpe gene encoding ribulose-phosphate 3-epimerase; amino-acid sequence: MSQKPIVISPSILSADFSRLGAEIEAVDKAGADWIHVDVMDGRFVPNITIGPLIVDAIRPVTDKPLDVHLMIVEPEKYVEGFAKAGADIISVHAEHNASPHLHRTLGQIRELGKQAGVVLNPSTPLELIEHVLELCDLVLIMSVNPGFGGQSFIPAVLPKIRKLRQMCDERGLDPWIEVDGGLKVNNTWQVLEAGANAIVAGSAVFKAPDYAEAISGIRNSKRPERELVTA